In Monodelphis domestica isolate mMonDom1 chromosome 4, mMonDom1.pri, whole genome shotgun sequence, one DNA window encodes the following:
- the C4H11orf42 gene encoding uncharacterized protein C11orf42 homolog isoform X3 yields the protein MLPSRKEIRTVAFSCPTDRGAGSAKQVIKTQVIEERFGPNVVAVPFLADAACYDLLGVLVKQKSKPPPWLIRARLGLTFPLGLGLPRRGQRALLPVGPLPGLLERTSPEGAFAHCTREYSPKGRAEVGYEETRLVDGQPCRISLQLGGLRKRVAFLLLPPGQVGLQPALPWLRGTHSIYVIYQVFSCSWLQLALAPTACEPRQLRLQHPLPVAFSCLKFALQPKGMLGPQRPLTGDKLPREASWARPGPESTVNSVLTPPLVSTLSNTLLDSDSPPSQQPPTPPSQGAPEGRTSRFSYKGRNPFRRRPNMLSGTGKRKEIWLFSPRNPSSGTQGGGPGDPDRHSMSLPLLQGLSAEFDSDD from the exons ATGCTCCCCAGCCGCAAAGAAATCCGGACAGTGGCCTTTTCCTGCCCGACCGATCGAGGGGCGGGGTCAGCAAAACAAGTTATCAAGACCCAG GTCATCGAGGAGCGCTTTGGACCCAATGTGGTAGCTGTTCCCTTCCTGGCAGATGCAGCATGCTATGACCTCCTCGGAGTGCTGGTGAAGCAAAAGTCAAAGCCACCTCCGTGGCTCATCCGTGCCCGCCTAGGCCTAACCTTTCCCCTTGGGCTTGGTCTCCCACGCCGGGGTCAGAGGGCTCTGCTCCCCGTGGGACCACTGCCAGGGCTGCTGGAGCGGACGAGTCCTGAAGGTGCCTTTGCCCACTGCACGAGGGAGTACTCACCCAAGGGCAGGGCTGAGGTAGGCTATGAGGAAACAAGACTGGTAGATGGGCAGCCCTGCCGCATTAGCCTGCAGCTTGGGGGCTTGCGCAAACGTGTGGCCTTTCTGCTGCTCCCACCCGGCCAAGTGGGTCTCCAGCCAGCCCTGCCCTGGCTCCGAGGCACCCACAGCATTTATGTCATCTACCAAGTCTTCTCCTGCTCCTGGCTGCAGCTGGCACTCGCACCCACAGCCTGTGAACCCCGCCAGCTGCGCCTTCAGCACCCCTTGCCAGTAGCATTTTCTTGCCTCAAGTTTGCACTGCAGCCCAAGGGCATGCTGGGCCCACAGAGGCCACTGACTGGGGACAAACTGCCTCGGGAAGCCAGCTGGGCCCGGCCGGGTCCCGAGTCCACAGTGAACTCAGTGCTGACCCCACCCCTGGTCTCAACCCTTTCCAATACCCTACTTGATAGCGACAGCCCACCCTCCCAACAGCCACCCACACCGCCCAGCCAGGGGGCCCCAGAAGGACGGACGAGCAGGTTCTCCTATAAGGGTCGAAACCCCTTCCGAAGGAGACCAAACATGCTGTCAGGTACCGGGAAAAGAAAAG agATCTGGCTCTTCAGCCCCCGAAACCCCTCATCAGGGACCCAGGGCGGGGGCCCAGGGGACCCGGACCGGCACTCCATGTCCCTGCCTCTGCTGCAGGGCCTGTCAGCGGAATTCGACAGTGATGactaa
- the C4H11orf42 gene encoding uncharacterized protein C11orf42 homolog isoform X4: protein MTSGPGPRAGACRPNFPALSGLPSLTMAASTPQPLSLFEADSTWALIKDKVIEERFGPNVVAVPFLADAACYDLLGVLVKQKSKPPPWLIRARLGLTFPLGLGLPRRGQRALLPVGPLPGLLERTSPEGAFAHCTREYSPKGRAEVGYEETRLVDGQPCRISLQLGGLRKRVAFLLLPPGQVGLQPALPWLRGTHSIYVIYQVFSCSWLQLALAPTACEPRQLRLQHPLPVAFSCLKFALQPKGMLGPQRPLTGDKLPREASWARPGPESTVNSVLTPPLVSTLSNTLLDSDSPPSQQPPTPPSQGAPEGRTSRFSYKGRNPFRRRPNMLSGTGKRKVET from the exons ATGACCTCAGGTCCAGGGCCTAGAGCAGGAGCTTGCAGGCCCAACTTCCCTGCCCTCTCGGGGCTGCCCTCACTGACCATGGCAGCCAGCACCCCCCAGCCTCTGTCACTCTTTGAGGCTGACTCCACCTGGGCCCTCATCAAAGACAAG GTCATCGAGGAGCGCTTTGGACCCAATGTGGTAGCTGTTCCCTTCCTGGCAGATGCAGCATGCTATGACCTCCTCGGAGTGCTGGTGAAGCAAAAGTCAAAGCCACCTCCGTGGCTCATCCGTGCCCGCCTAGGCCTAACCTTTCCCCTTGGGCTTGGTCTCCCACGCCGGGGTCAGAGGGCTCTGCTCCCCGTGGGACCACTGCCAGGGCTGCTGGAGCGGACGAGTCCTGAAGGTGCCTTTGCCCACTGCACGAGGGAGTACTCACCCAAGGGCAGGGCTGAGGTAGGCTATGAGGAAACAAGACTGGTAGATGGGCAGCCCTGCCGCATTAGCCTGCAGCTTGGGGGCTTGCGCAAACGTGTGGCCTTTCTGCTGCTCCCACCCGGCCAAGTGGGTCTCCAGCCAGCCCTGCCCTGGCTCCGAGGCACCCACAGCATTTATGTCATCTACCAAGTCTTCTCCTGCTCCTGGCTGCAGCTGGCACTCGCACCCACAGCCTGTGAACCCCGCCAGCTGCGCCTTCAGCACCCCTTGCCAGTAGCATTTTCTTGCCTCAAGTTTGCACTGCAGCCCAAGGGCATGCTGGGCCCACAGAGGCCACTGACTGGGGACAAACTGCCTCGGGAAGCCAGCTGGGCCCGGCCGGGTCCCGAGTCCACAGTGAACTCAGTGCTGACCCCACCCCTGGTCTCAACCCTTTCCAATACCCTACTTGATAGCGACAGCCCACCCTCCCAACAGCCACCCACACCGCCCAGCCAGGGGGCCCCAGAAGGACGGACGAGCAGGTTCTCCTATAAGGGTCGAAACCCCTTCCGAAGGAGACCAAACATGCTGTCAGGTACCGGGAAAAGAAAAG TAGAGACTTGA
- the C4H11orf42 gene encoding uncharacterized protein C11orf42 homolog isoform X5: protein MTSGPGPRAGACRPNFPALSGLPSLTMAASTPQPLSLFEADSTWALIKDKVIEERFGPNVVAVPFLADAACYDLLGVLVKQKSKPPPWLIRARLGLTFPLGLGLPRRGQRALLPVGPLPGLLERTSPEGAFAHCTREYSPKGRAEVGYEETRLVDGQPCRISLQLGGLRKRVAFLLLPPGQVGLQPALPWLRGTHSIYVIYQVFSCSWLQLALAPTACEPRQLRLQHPLPVAFSCLKFALQPKGMLGPQRPLTGDKLPREASWARPGPESTVNSVLTPPLVSTLSNTLLDSDSPPSQQPPTPPSQGAPEGRTSRFSYKGRNPFRRRPNMLSVET, encoded by the exons ATGACCTCAGGTCCAGGGCCTAGAGCAGGAGCTTGCAGGCCCAACTTCCCTGCCCTCTCGGGGCTGCCCTCACTGACCATGGCAGCCAGCACCCCCCAGCCTCTGTCACTCTTTGAGGCTGACTCCACCTGGGCCCTCATCAAAGACAAG GTCATCGAGGAGCGCTTTGGACCCAATGTGGTAGCTGTTCCCTTCCTGGCAGATGCAGCATGCTATGACCTCCTCGGAGTGCTGGTGAAGCAAAAGTCAAAGCCACCTCCGTGGCTCATCCGTGCCCGCCTAGGCCTAACCTTTCCCCTTGGGCTTGGTCTCCCACGCCGGGGTCAGAGGGCTCTGCTCCCCGTGGGACCACTGCCAGGGCTGCTGGAGCGGACGAGTCCTGAAGGTGCCTTTGCCCACTGCACGAGGGAGTACTCACCCAAGGGCAGGGCTGAGGTAGGCTATGAGGAAACAAGACTGGTAGATGGGCAGCCCTGCCGCATTAGCCTGCAGCTTGGGGGCTTGCGCAAACGTGTGGCCTTTCTGCTGCTCCCACCCGGCCAAGTGGGTCTCCAGCCAGCCCTGCCCTGGCTCCGAGGCACCCACAGCATTTATGTCATCTACCAAGTCTTCTCCTGCTCCTGGCTGCAGCTGGCACTCGCACCCACAGCCTGTGAACCCCGCCAGCTGCGCCTTCAGCACCCCTTGCCAGTAGCATTTTCTTGCCTCAAGTTTGCACTGCAGCCCAAGGGCATGCTGGGCCCACAGAGGCCACTGACTGGGGACAAACTGCCTCGGGAAGCCAGCTGGGCCCGGCCGGGTCCCGAGTCCACAGTGAACTCAGTGCTGACCCCACCCCTGGTCTCAACCCTTTCCAATACCCTACTTGATAGCGACAGCCCACCCTCCCAACAGCCACCCACACCGCCCAGCCAGGGGGCCCCAGAAGGACGGACGAGCAGGTTCTCCTATAAGGGTCGAAACCCCTTCCGAAGGAGACCAAACATGCTGTCAG TAGAGACTTGA
- the C4H11orf42 gene encoding uncharacterized protein C11orf42 homolog isoform X2 produces the protein MTSGPGPRAGACRPNFPALSGLPSLTMAASTPQPLSLFEADSTWALIKDKVIEERFGPNVVAVPFLADAACYDLLGVLVKQKSKPPPWLIRARLGLTFPLGLGLPRRGQRALLPVGPLPGLLERTSPEGAFAHCTREYSPKGRAEVGYEETRLVDGQPCRISLQLGGLRKRVAFLLLPPGQVGLQPALPWLRGTHSIYVIYQVFSCSWLQLALAPTACEPRQLRLQHPLPVAFSCLKFALQPKGMLGPQRPLTGDKLPREASWARPGPESTVNSVLTPPLVSTLSNTLLDSDSPPSQQPPTPPSQGAPEGRTSRFSYKGRNPFRRRPNMLSEIWLFSPRNPSSGTQGGGPGDPDRHSMSLPLLQGLSAEFDSDD, from the exons ATGACCTCAGGTCCAGGGCCTAGAGCAGGAGCTTGCAGGCCCAACTTCCCTGCCCTCTCGGGGCTGCCCTCACTGACCATGGCAGCCAGCACCCCCCAGCCTCTGTCACTCTTTGAGGCTGACTCCACCTGGGCCCTCATCAAAGACAAG GTCATCGAGGAGCGCTTTGGACCCAATGTGGTAGCTGTTCCCTTCCTGGCAGATGCAGCATGCTATGACCTCCTCGGAGTGCTGGTGAAGCAAAAGTCAAAGCCACCTCCGTGGCTCATCCGTGCCCGCCTAGGCCTAACCTTTCCCCTTGGGCTTGGTCTCCCACGCCGGGGTCAGAGGGCTCTGCTCCCCGTGGGACCACTGCCAGGGCTGCTGGAGCGGACGAGTCCTGAAGGTGCCTTTGCCCACTGCACGAGGGAGTACTCACCCAAGGGCAGGGCTGAGGTAGGCTATGAGGAAACAAGACTGGTAGATGGGCAGCCCTGCCGCATTAGCCTGCAGCTTGGGGGCTTGCGCAAACGTGTGGCCTTTCTGCTGCTCCCACCCGGCCAAGTGGGTCTCCAGCCAGCCCTGCCCTGGCTCCGAGGCACCCACAGCATTTATGTCATCTACCAAGTCTTCTCCTGCTCCTGGCTGCAGCTGGCACTCGCACCCACAGCCTGTGAACCCCGCCAGCTGCGCCTTCAGCACCCCTTGCCAGTAGCATTTTCTTGCCTCAAGTTTGCACTGCAGCCCAAGGGCATGCTGGGCCCACAGAGGCCACTGACTGGGGACAAACTGCCTCGGGAAGCCAGCTGGGCCCGGCCGGGTCCCGAGTCCACAGTGAACTCAGTGCTGACCCCACCCCTGGTCTCAACCCTTTCCAATACCCTACTTGATAGCGACAGCCCACCCTCCCAACAGCCACCCACACCGCCCAGCCAGGGGGCCCCAGAAGGACGGACGAGCAGGTTCTCCTATAAGGGTCGAAACCCCTTCCGAAGGAGACCAAACATGCTGTCAG agATCTGGCTCTTCAGCCCCCGAAACCCCTCATCAGGGACCCAGGGCGGGGGCCCAGGGGACCCGGACCGGCACTCCATGTCCCTGCCTCTGCTGCAGGGCCTGTCAGCGGAATTCGACAGTGATGactaa
- the C4H11orf42 gene encoding uncharacterized protein C11orf42 homolog isoform X1 codes for MTSGPGPRAGACRPNFPALSGLPSLTMAASTPQPLSLFEADSTWALIKDKVIEERFGPNVVAVPFLADAACYDLLGVLVKQKSKPPPWLIRARLGLTFPLGLGLPRRGQRALLPVGPLPGLLERTSPEGAFAHCTREYSPKGRAEVGYEETRLVDGQPCRISLQLGGLRKRVAFLLLPPGQVGLQPALPWLRGTHSIYVIYQVFSCSWLQLALAPTACEPRQLRLQHPLPVAFSCLKFALQPKGMLGPQRPLTGDKLPREASWARPGPESTVNSVLTPPLVSTLSNTLLDSDSPPSQQPPTPPSQGAPEGRTSRFSYKGRNPFRRRPNMLSGTGKRKEIWLFSPRNPSSGTQGGGPGDPDRHSMSLPLLQGLSAEFDSDD; via the exons ATGACCTCAGGTCCAGGGCCTAGAGCAGGAGCTTGCAGGCCCAACTTCCCTGCCCTCTCGGGGCTGCCCTCACTGACCATGGCAGCCAGCACCCCCCAGCCTCTGTCACTCTTTGAGGCTGACTCCACCTGGGCCCTCATCAAAGACAAG GTCATCGAGGAGCGCTTTGGACCCAATGTGGTAGCTGTTCCCTTCCTGGCAGATGCAGCATGCTATGACCTCCTCGGAGTGCTGGTGAAGCAAAAGTCAAAGCCACCTCCGTGGCTCATCCGTGCCCGCCTAGGCCTAACCTTTCCCCTTGGGCTTGGTCTCCCACGCCGGGGTCAGAGGGCTCTGCTCCCCGTGGGACCACTGCCAGGGCTGCTGGAGCGGACGAGTCCTGAAGGTGCCTTTGCCCACTGCACGAGGGAGTACTCACCCAAGGGCAGGGCTGAGGTAGGCTATGAGGAAACAAGACTGGTAGATGGGCAGCCCTGCCGCATTAGCCTGCAGCTTGGGGGCTTGCGCAAACGTGTGGCCTTTCTGCTGCTCCCACCCGGCCAAGTGGGTCTCCAGCCAGCCCTGCCCTGGCTCCGAGGCACCCACAGCATTTATGTCATCTACCAAGTCTTCTCCTGCTCCTGGCTGCAGCTGGCACTCGCACCCACAGCCTGTGAACCCCGCCAGCTGCGCCTTCAGCACCCCTTGCCAGTAGCATTTTCTTGCCTCAAGTTTGCACTGCAGCCCAAGGGCATGCTGGGCCCACAGAGGCCACTGACTGGGGACAAACTGCCTCGGGAAGCCAGCTGGGCCCGGCCGGGTCCCGAGTCCACAGTGAACTCAGTGCTGACCCCACCCCTGGTCTCAACCCTTTCCAATACCCTACTTGATAGCGACAGCCCACCCTCCCAACAGCCACCCACACCGCCCAGCCAGGGGGCCCCAGAAGGACGGACGAGCAGGTTCTCCTATAAGGGTCGAAACCCCTTCCGAAGGAGACCAAACATGCTGTCAGGTACCGGGAAAAGAAAAG agATCTGGCTCTTCAGCCCCCGAAACCCCTCATCAGGGACCCAGGGCGGGGGCCCAGGGGACCCGGACCGGCACTCCATGTCCCTGCCTCTGCTGCAGGGCCTGTCAGCGGAATTCGACAGTGATGactaa